The Mangifera indica cultivar Alphonso chromosome 19, CATAS_Mindica_2.1, whole genome shotgun sequence nucleotide sequence GCTTCAGGTTGATGCAGCTGTCAAAATCTTGTGGAAGCCTTTGTTGTGCTCAAGCAATTCATCCCAAGATGGTATGCACTCTTTGATTATGGGAACTTCGAGAAACTTGTTCAACCAAGCAGTTAACAAAGGCATGGTCTCTGCGTCAATCAGATTCACACCTACAATTTCCTCAACAACTCGACCCCAGATACCAACCCAGCCAACAGCAATGTCCAAGAAGCCTATTGTTTCACCTGCAAAAAATGGCCTCCCCTCAAGACCCTTTTCCAGGGTCTTCAGGTACTCCCTAGCTTTTGCAGCCTTCGCTTGTTCCTCTCCTTTTAAGGTAAATGCGCCCATAATTTCAGATACACActgaagaaaaggaaaaagatatcAATGTAGTGGTGGAGTTTGAATTAGACAGATTATTGAAGTAGCTTCTTCTTTTTACCTTCTCCTCGAAGAATTTTGCCCAGAAGCGTGCCTGAGCTCTTTCATATGTATCTTCTGGGAGGAGTGGATTCTGTTTCCATGTTTCATCAATATATTCAATAATGAGGAGTGATTCTGCTAATGATCTACCGTTGTGTACAAGAACAGGAACTTTTTTATAAACTGGGTTGTATCGCAGCAGCAGGGGACTCTTGTTTGAAAGATTCTCTTCAACATACTCGAACTGGATGCCCTTCAGTTTCAGAGCCCATTTAACTCTTAGAGCAGCAGGACTTGCCCAATTCCCAAACAACTGCACGCCTTCTTCGGCCATCACCAAGCTGGATGTCTGATTGTAATAGATGGCAGATTTCTTATATAATTGATGAATGGTCTTACACGATAATATGAATGTCAACCCATATATATCTACATCAGGGCCGTCTAAATTGACTTGAAGGCACAAATTGATCCCGTTGTAAGGATAAGGAAGCGACTGGCAATCTTACAGCCAACAGCTAATCATGTTCCGGGATTCCTTTCAATCCatgttttcttttcattctgagtaaaattatgtcaacaaataaattgtataagtGGTATGTCCAAGTGGTATcgaattaagtgattttaaaatttaaaaaaaaaaagtaaataattatatataaatatatgtctataattttactctttcaTTCTCTGGTTTTTCTCATCTTACAAATTTCACTGGACgctttattaattataaaatagtaattaacAATGATCAAAATGGTGCTGGCTGACATACACGTTATTTGAGCTCACTCCGATGTAAAGTAAAATTGAAATCCATTTTATATGCATAGgtatattaaatttcttgacCTAAATTttcgaattaaattattttgtgtttctAACTAaaccgaattaaattaaaaattttcaatttaatttatatcctagatatataaatttttctacATACAATCATCCCTAATAcagaaataatgaaaaattttctttctcttcaccTCCCCATTCTCATGAAAAATTCTCATCTCCTTCTCTTTCTTATTCtcgttaataaaataataaaatatttataaaatattagaatatacttataataatttaaaacttttaatagtaattcaatatttaatattagaaaatatgtaAAGGAGAAGGTAAACCGAAGATGGGACAGTTTGGAGAAAGAATGAATcgataatatatttattcacGTTCCTAATAGCAAAATCTTAATCATCCCCATTCCAATgtctgtttttgttttctattaagAAATCTCTCCCTTATTTGAGAAAAGAGTGGACtgaaaattagatataaaaagtataattatatatatattttgaatatacaaataaataaatatatatatatataatttgtattattaaattattaaataattttaaattaataataaaataatatctaatcatatgatgacaagtcatatatatatatatatatatatatgtattggtATATTAAAAAGAGTAcacattcaaattaatttgatatcagAAATCCAATGATCTTTTAAATGAGTTTTTTGATGCTGAGGATAAATCATTCTTTAGCATCTACATCTCAATGATTAAATATGAGAAAcattctaataataatttatgaatgaATACTTCATGATTGCTTAAAACTGAATTATCAGACGGTTCAAAATGAATGAATCTCAGGAAGCTAACTTGGAAGTAACATTTTCCGTTTGAAATTGCCCCGGCCCCGTGCAACGACGGTGATTCAATTCTGCGCAGACTCGGGCCACATGGTACCGTTTCAGAGCTCCGAATCATCTTTTGGCAGCTCTCGAATCGAAATACAAGAACGCACTCGAGGTTTTGTATTCCtgcctaaagtttttttattgtgCTGGtgccattattattttattttaggaatatttgattgatgttgCCGCCAAGTGCTTTTGCGAAACGTGCTTGCGAGTTCTCTGTTTAACAGCTTATTGCAAAagcaattaaaaacaaatagtTTCTTTAGATATGTTTTCTTAATCTTTAAGCGCATTTTTAATTGGCATGAACAATTTCTCGAAAGCCTCAACTGTTCTGTTATTAATTATCGGCATACTGCGGAAAGaacctttttattttagattctGCAGTCGTTCAACCTGGTTTCATTAGGGGTATGATTTTGGGGCATTATTCATTACAATTgtatcatcaaaaaaaaaaaaaaagaaagttcttTCAAATACATTCTCATGTTTCTGTTAGTATACAAATTTTGACATGGGTGGAAACTCAAAACAATATCCGGATGTCAGCTACTGATTATGCCATCAGGTTGGAACTAATCATCAAAGTTCACAGTGGAGGAAGAAGAGTATTTAGCAAGCATACTCAACAGTGCTGCACGGAAATCTGCCTGTCGCCCTCTTCTTTGTGGTTATGGAGAAGAAAGGGCCGACAACAAAGCTGAGGCTTTCATGGTGAAACTGGGTGGCTCGGGGATGATTGTGACCCATCAACCATTTAGCTActtcatatataataaagtgCCCCTGTTATTCTGCAATCGAAGCAAAACAAGATACCAGAACCTTTCTTTCCTACAACCTTTGGATGTATGCTTGTGCTGAGATTGCTGGGACCTCTTCTGTAGAAATGTTGAACTGGCATGGAGCTCCCTATCCACTCTAGCCAATGCTTGCATAAAAGCAGGACTTGTTAATCAAGCCTTGTGCCACTTAAACTTGCAGAGAAGAAGCTGTCTGCCTCTAATTGCCTCTGGTATCTTTTCCTTGTCACGCTCTATACCTCTTTGAGTGATAAGAAGGGAGTTCGTCCTGGGATGCTAGTAAAATTAAGAATGGGACAATCACATGTGCCAGTTTCATCTGTATATTATCATGTTTAGTGGAGCTTAGTGATTTTTTGGTAGCCAAGAAAAGAGGATCTTTATGGAATGGGAGTCCAACTGTAGACAATATGACATTAGAGCTTCTGATGTTCTTTTTGGTGCCTAAACGTGGAATGGACTGGTGGAAGAAACTGAACTGTTACATCTCCAAACATTAGAGAGAGGCGGCTTCTCAAATCATGAGACATGGGAAATTCTCATGGAGGGATGGGTGAGCAGCGGGAATGTGATCAAAGCTATAGATGCCATTAAGAAAGAGTTTTCTTTGTTGAAATATTGTAATTAGAGGCCATCACATGGTAGTTTATTGGTCATTGCTGAGTACTTTGAGAAGCATGGGACTTTTGTAGATTCAAACCATTACATCAGCGTCATCTATCAATTTTGCCTTGCAAGTTTACCATTGTATAAATCATTACTGAGAATGCACCTTAGTGCTCAGAAATCTGTTTTTGAAATCCATAAAATGATGACACTGCAtctattaatacatatatatattccttAAGTGAAATTACAAATCATATGCActatatatgatttaaaaatcaTTACAAACCATTTCACAAGTGTTTGTAGGCGCTTCAGGTTGATGCAGCTGTCAAAATCTTGTGGAAGCCTTTGTTGTGCTCAAGCAATTCATCCCAAGATGGTATGCACTCTTTGATAATGGGAACTTCGAGAAACTTGTTCAACCAAGCAGTTAGCAAAGGCATAGTCTCTGCATCAATCAGGTTCACGCCTACAATTTCCTCAACAACTCGACCCCAGATACCAACCCAGCCAACAGCAATGTCCAAGAAGCCTATTGTTTCACCTCCAAAAAATGGCCTCCCCTCAAGACCCCTTTCCAGGGTCTTCAGGTACTCCCTAGCTTTTGCAGCCTTCGCTTGTTCCTCTCCTTTTAAGATAAATGCGCCCATAATTTCAGATACACactgaataaaagaaaaaagatatcaATGTATAGGTGGTGTTTGAATTAGACAGATTGTTGAAGTAGCTTCTTCTTTTTACCTTTTCGTCGAAGAATTTTGCCCAGAAGTGTGCCTGAGCTCTTTCGTATGAATCTTCTGGGAGGAGTGGATTCTGTTTCCACGTTTCATCAATATATTCAATAATGAGGAGTGATTCTGCTACTGATCTACCATTGTGTACAAGAACAGGAACTTTTTTATAAACTGGGTTGTATCGCAGCAGCAAGGGACTCTTGTTTGGAAGATCCTCTTCAACATACACGAACTGGATGCCCTTCAGTTTCAGAGCCCATTTAACTCTCAGAGCAAAAGGACTTGCCCAATACCCAAGCAACTGCACGCCTTCTTCGGCCATCACCAAGCTGGATGTCTGATTGTAATAGATGGCAGATTTCTTATATAATTGCTGAACGGTCTTACACGATAATTTGAATGATCAATCATCAACCCATATATATCTACATCAGGGCCGCCTAAATTGACTTGAAGGCACAAGTTGATCCCGTTGTAAGGATAGGAAAGCGACTGGCAATCTTACAGCCAATGGCTAATCATGTTCCAGGATTCCCTTCAATCCgtgttttcttttcattttgtgaaaaattatgtttacgAATAAATTCTACAGTAACAtcaaattaagtgattttgaaagaaataagaaaaagacaagtaattagttatatataaatttatacctaTATGATTTTACGCTTTCATTCTCTGGTTTTCTTATCTTACAAATTTCACTTGACGCtttattaactataaaatagtaattaacAAGGATCAAAATGGTGCTGGCTGACATACACGTTATTTGAACTCACTCCGATATAAGCTAAAATTAAAATCCATTTTATATGCATAGGTACATTAAATTTCTTgacctaagttttcaaattaaattattttgtgtttcatactaaactgaattaaattaaaaaatttcaatttgatttatgttttggatctatatatttttctacATACAATCATCTCTGATATAGGAATAATGAGAAATCCTCCGTCCCCTccttacaaaaaaaatttcccttCCTTTCACCTTTCCATTcccatgaaaaaattttcatCTCCTTTCTCATTCTCATctatgttaataaaatattaaaatatatttataataattaaatatttaaaattaagggaTATGTAAGGGAAAAGATAAACTAAAGATGGGACAAATTGGAGAAAAAAtgaatcaataatatattttttcacgCTCCCAATAACAAGATCTTAATTATCCTTGTTCTAGTGCCTGTTTCtgttttctattaaaaaatctCTCCCTTATTTGAGAAAAGAGCGGATTgaagattaaatataaaaaatataattatacacctattttgagtatataaataagtacatatatgatatgtattatcaaataattagataattttaaattaataataaaataatattcaattatatgataacacatcgtatatatatttatatattcataatgagaatgcatttaaattaatttgatatcagAAATCCAATTATCTTTTAAATGAGCTTTTTAATGCTGAGGATAAATCATTCTTTTAAATATGCAAAACATTCTAATAATGATTTCTGAATGAATACTTCCTGATTGCTTAAAACTGAATTATCAGACGGTTCAAAATGAATGAAACATCAAACACGCACTACGACACACAACTGTAACTGTACAGCCTCCTTGCCACGTGCACACCCTCACTCTACcatcaaaatcaatcacatcACATGGTTCATTGCGCGCACTCTGAAACTCAATTCCCATTGGTCTCCTGACTGAAAAATCAGACGACTTAGACTCAAACTCCGCGGTAGCTTCAACGGTGCTGTTTTTGCACACGATTATTCGGGTCTGACCCGTATTTGCAAATCCGAGCATTTATAACGTGGACACGTGAGtcaaatgacaaaataaaaaaaactaaactaaaaccCCAAGACTCTTTGTTTCTGTTCGTtataaaataaagttgttttggtatgtaaaaagatataattttgcCCCAAATGTTATGATCGGAGATTTCTAGGGTTTCTAGTCGGATTCGATCCTCTGGATTTTGGGTTTCGGATCCGCTTTTGATTGTCATTGATCGTTAGTGAATAAGTTTGATTTCGCTTTTTTGTTGCTGAATTTGTTAAACCATGAAGAACATTGTTTCAGATTTAAGGTGCGTTATTTGCCCTAATCTGtgtttcttattttcaattatctaATGAATTGATCTTCGAGTAGAAACTGATAAACTGTTTGATCTGGGGggttaaaagttatattttgtaTATCTCGCAGATTAGAACCGTAATTATCATGTGTTTATTCAGACTCTAAGCAGATGATACTTAATGAATTGATAGATCGTTAAACCTTTGTTACAGGATCAAAACTCTTAAGTGGATTGCAGAAACATAATGGGATATTATGATCACTCTAGGAGATTGTAATGTAAATTAGGCATTTTGTTAgatagaattttatcattttatttggtctcatgaggaagaagagaaaaggaagCGAAACTGAGGCTTGTAAAAGTAAGCCTGGCAAAGAAGAATCGGGATCAAATCGAGATTCACTGGAATCATCAAATATTAGGTCTCACTATTCTTTAGAAGATTACAGTAGGTTAAGAAAAAGGTGCAAAGAAGATGCAAACCCCAAACCTCTTGGCTCATTTAAAAGTAGGCTTGCAGGTATTGCTACTGCCCCACCTTGTGGTGCCTCTTCGTCTTTGGTTCTCCCAGGACGAGGACTTAAGAGGAAGATAGGGTGCATAGATGTGAACACTCAGATGGGTAGGAAGAATAAGGTTGAAGATGACTATACTAAGGTTGATGTAATTGGGCAAGGGAAATTCGGGTCTGTCTGGTTGGTGAATTCTAGGGTTAGCGGTGCAGAGTTTGCATGTAAGATCCTGCGTAAGGGAGAGGAGACAGTTCACAGAGAGGTGGAGATAATGCAGCACTTGTCAGGTCATCCTGGGGTTGTTACATTGCATGCAGTCTATGAGGAAGCAGAGCTTTTTCATCTTGTAATGGAGTTCTGCTCTGGGGGGCGGTTGATTGATCGGATGTCGGAGGTTCAGTATTCAGAACAACATGCTGCTAATATATTCAAGGATGTAATGTTGGTTATTAAGTATTGTCATGATATGGGAGTTGTGCACAGAGATATAAAGCCAGAAAATATTCTTCTCTCCAACTCAGGGAAAATAAAGCTTGCAGATTTTGGCTTGGCCATGAGAATTGCAAATGGTACATAATCAGCACCTaccttaaaaaaattcaaaatttttgtacTGGCATTTTTTAATGCATTTCTTTGTCTGTAGTATCTTTTAAAGTTCTTACTTTAAAAgagttcaaaatttttgttctgGATACTTTTGTGCATTTCTTTGTCTgtaatttcttcttttaaacttttaggaaaCAGagtcaaatttatatatatgggGAGTGTCAGGACTTTCAGATTGGCACTAAACTGCCAATGCATATACATAAAAGGAGGAGAGGAGAGGTAGCATTGAACAAGAAGTTTAGTGCTTTATAGCTTTCTTAGAATATGCTAGGGAATATTTGGCATAATTTCTGGATGTAAGAATTATGTGATcatgtgaaaaagaaaaaggatttGCTTGAATATGACTTAGTTATTCTTAACTCATCTGGTATTggattataattttcttttagaaaCCTTCATTGTCTTTTCAGTTTTTCTTATCACCTACTTCCAATTAGTCCACTGTTGATGAGAAATGTGGAGCTGTGTAACTGAACCTAAATTTGGAATGTTGGTATTCTGTTCTTGAATTATAAGTTTTATGACTCTTGTGTAATTAGATCATTTATTTCATGCAAAAACCATATTGGATTCTTATGAAAGTACCTTTTTATTGCTTTTCCAGGTCAGACTTTGTCTGGTTTGGCTGGAAGTCCGGCTTATGTTGCTCCTGAAGTTCTGTCTGGCAATTACTCCGAGAAGGTTGATATATGGAGTGCTGGTGTCCTTCTACATGCCCTCTTGGTTTCTGTTCTTCCATTTAAAGGAGATTCCTTGGAAGCAGTTTTTGAGGCAATCAAGAATGTAAAGCTAGATTTCCACTCAGGAATATGGGAGAAAATATCTAAACCTGCGAGGGATCTGATGGCAAGAATGCTGACTAGGGATGTTTCATCAAGGATAACAGCTGATGAAGTTCTAAGTAAGCTTCTGATGTTGCACCTGTTAAAATAATTGATAGTCATTTGCATTTTTctccttcattttcatttgcatTCTTGTAGCTTTTGTGggaattgttgaaattttttgttataaaactTTATTCTGAGTTATCATTAAGTGTTTCACTTTGTAATTTCGTTATCATTTAAAAGAATATGTTTccatttgttataatttattgttagcTCTAGTAAAGCTATTCTGAATTTTAGTCATCTCAGcaagtttagtttttatcaCTTTATTGACGAATAATGTATTTTCAGGGCACCCATGGATATTGTTCTACACAGAGCGCACATTAAGGACATTAACCATCAAGTCAAAACTGAAGAACCAGGTAGGAGTATCTTCCCATCCATTGACCATCTTTTCTGGGCAAGAATTGGCTAGATCCAAGAGGTATGAACTGCATGGTGAGAATTCATACCTTCATTCATCATCTGAAAGTTGGAGCTTGAAGTCAGATGAACAAGATGAATGTGACTTGGTAGATGTGCTTGCAGAGGCCATTTCTAATGTGAGGATATCAGAGCCCAAGAGGAGTAGACTTTGTGGCCCTACTGGCCCAATAGAGCAGCAGTGTTCATCTAACATGACAGCTAACAATCTCTGTAGAGCATTTTGATCCTGCTGACAAACTGACATCATGTTCTCCACTGTTTTTGGAGCTGGGGTTTAAAGTTAACATGTCCTGCTACAAATATCACTGGCAAGCTAAGGTTAAATGCCAGCTTTGCAATATCTGGTAACCGTGTTGTTATTTCTCCACAATGTATTTGATCAATACTTGCATAGTTGCTAAGTTCTCCTAATAATTGCTCTAGCCTTGACAGGGAATTCGTGTACAGAAGATGTAAATATAGTGTTTGATAATGATGATTCTGCCTTGCCTTCATTTTCAGCCTATGCAAATATAGcgtttgctaattttttttaaaatgattttgttcattattGGTTGAAAAACTGCTAAAACAGTTGTTCTTAAGAAGCATTCTAGCTTTGAAACATCTGAGATACCAAAACCTGGGATATAGCAGTTCATTCAAGTTAATTTCCGTGGGCTTCAGCATTGTAGACGTTTGTTTAGAATATAGTTTTCGGTTCATCAGCATTGTAGACCTATGTTTGGAACATAGTTTTTTGTTCATTCTTGCAGTACCGGTACATTCATGTTAAGCCAGCAGGAAAGGGCCAAGATCATCTGAGGCTCCATATGCAACGTTTGCATCTGCCATTGGACGccttttatttaattagtttacttgatttttaaatttcccAATCTCGAGGTCAATTTCAGATTTGAAGGTCTAGATACCTTCAATTTTATTCCTCTATCATCAGAAGAGGACCATGGAAACCGAGAGTATCCCCAAAGCGTTAAAAAAACATACGATTTCTGAGTAATCTGACTAAAGTCTTTTGGTAACAACGAAACCTTCTTTGCAGAGTGGGGAAGCAATTTCATCAACCAAACCATAAGGGTTCATGTTACTCAAACCTCAGGGAAATTCAGGAGCCTGTGTACGCAAGTAACTCATTTATCATTTCAAAATGCTGGTAGAATGAAATTTTACAAAGCTTAAATGGAGTTGACAAATTTTTTACTGGTGTAGAGATTCTCTGTCAAAGCTTGATAATAACATTATGTAGTAATAGTCATATCATTCAAACTGGAACTATCAATCTGTTTATGGTTTACGAAAACCTAAACCAACAGtttcaaaaatattcaaaggTCATATGAAAAGgcttttacataaaaaaaaaaaaaaaaaacctgtaaACCTTGGGCACAACCAGAAACCCTTTTGCCTTCATTTAACAGATTCTTAGTGTGGCAGTTGTGCAGCTGATGCACAGACCTCATCGTCCAAACATTTTAGACCAGAGGTAGAGCACAGTGAAAAGAAGTAGCGCAAAAAGAACAACATGAACAATATGGTTTGAACCATGTTTGACAATGCTCTTGTTCAATCTCCTCATATTGTTCTTCACACCTGCTTGAGCCTGGATCAGGGTCATTTGCTGTCACAAGAAGAAATTAAACTTTCAGGAGGCAGTAGTGGCATTTAATAAGTTTGCTGGTTGGAAAGAAGACCATGAATAATTTCATACAACCTAACTACCGAATACATACAACACCAGTGTCTCCTCTTTACTAAAATAAACGTCTTAAACAGCCAAAGGTGCCCAATGCATCTATTTTTACTCACTGTTTCTTTAGTAAATGCAACAAGGAGAAATGAAACAGACTtaagtaaaaacaaaaagtctGTAAACATCACTTAAACTTAAAATGCCATCTGAAGATCATGAACTGATTACCATGTATTTCAACAGCACTTTTGGGAAAATTCTCAGATTATAATTCTGTGTTACGACCACCAAAATTGATAAGCTAGGCCAGCCACAATAATTATATGATCCCCAACAAATAAAGTCCCAAGATTTAGAGTTCTACATACAATCACTTCAATGTTGTTTATTGAATCTATCTGTTGCTGTAATTCATCACTCCTTAGTTCTCTTTTCActccacaaatttaaaaattacaacatTAAGAATTCACAgcaaaccaaaaatcaaaatacattttttttattgagcAAAAGTTTATGTAGATTTAATAGCATACCAGCTGATCTAAGAAATCCTTTTGAAATGTTGCTTCTGAATGTATGTCTTGAGCAACCTGCACCACCACCATACTTCCATAAGAAATAAAACCAGACAAAAGAGtgattttaaatctaaaagCATGCTATAAATCAAATTGATTGCCCAGgtgagaagagaaaaaaaaaaagttgatgcCAATGGATATCTTTAGAAGAAAGTTCAAGGAAAAATATATCCTCGTTCTATCATACAATAACActaaaaaaattcagtttttcaGAACTTGTAAGTATTTATCACCGGCCTCATCCACAGAGTCCCCAACACCTCCTCTTTGACAAACAAACGTAGTAACTCAAAGAGAGATAATGTCAGCGGAAAGAATTTGTTTCTTAAGCTCCGTTTGTGAAACTCCTCACATTCTTCAAATTCTTGCAGTGCCCCAGATATCATAGGAGAACCGCATAAGTctcacaattataaaaattgcaAACACTGGGATCAATAAACCACAAACcctgttttgaaaattaactaaGATTAAACAATTCAACCATAAAGCCTAAGACATAAATACCTCATAGAATTAAGATACATGAATTAAAATTGCCATGCATAACCTCTCCACATACCCTAATAATCACCCATAACTGAAAATTCAGTTCGAATACATACATATAGATTAAGTGTCAATAGTCTGTATAACAGATTGCgaagaaatatatttgtgaATTTTTACAACTTACGTTTCTTAATTGTCTGACGTGGCTACGGAGACCGGTGATCTCATCGTCCAGGTCAGCATTCATCGGATCGATCCGCAATTGTATTTCATCAGAACCAGCAATTGTTCTTGTGCTCAGACCCTCTCTTTACACACGAACAAGGatggaaaagaaaacaaaattttaatcctCAGTTCAATTaattagaaattgaaattttcgtCTTCAGTTATAAATATTAGCACCTTGATCTATAGGGAGCGGCGCCACCGTAAAAGGAGCCACCGATACTACTACCCCTGTGAGAATTGGAAGCCATTAA carries:
- the LOC123202759 gene encoding glutathione transferase GST 23-like; this translates as MAEEGVQLFGNWASPAALRVKWALKLKGIQFEYVEENLSNKSPLLLRYNPVYKKVPVLVHNGRSLAESLLIIEYIDETWKQNPLLPEDTYERAQARFWAKFFEEKCVSEIMGAFTLKGEEQAKAAKAREYLKTLEKGLEGRPFFAGETIGFLDIAVGWVGIWGRVVEEIVGVNLIDAETMPLLTAWLNKFLEVPIIKECIPSWDELLEHNKGFHKILTAAST
- the LOC123202760 gene encoding glutathione transferase GST 23-like — encoded protein: MAEEGVQLLGYWASPFALRVKWALKLKGIQFVYVEEDLPNKSPLLLRYNPVYKKVPVLVHNGRSVAESLLIIEYIDETWKQNPLLPEDSYERAQAHFWAKFFDEKCVSEIMGAFILKGEEQAKAAKAREYLKTLERGLEGRPFFGGETIGFLDIAVGWVGIWGRVVEEIVGVNLIDAETMPLLTAWLNKFLEVPIIKECIPSWDELLEHNKGFHKILTAAST
- the LOC123203266 gene encoding serine/threonine-protein kinase PEPKR2-like encodes the protein MRKKRKGSETEACKSKPGKEESGSNRDSLESSNIRSHYSLEDYSRLRKRCKEDANPKPLGSFKSRLAGIATAPPCGASSSLVLPGRGLKRKIGCIDVNTQMGRKNKVEDDYTKVDVIGQGKFGSVWLVNSRVSGAEFACKILRKGEETVHREVEIMQHLSGHPGVVTLHAVYEEAELFHLVMEFCSGGRLIDRMSEVQYSEQHAANIFKDVMLVIKYCHDMGVVHRDIKPENILLSNSGKIKLADFGLAMRIANGQTLSGLAGSPAYVAPEVLSGNYSEKVDIWSAGVLLHALLVSVLPFKGDSLEAVFEAIKNVKLDFHSGIWEKISKPARDLMARMLTRDVSSRITADEVLRHPWILFYTERTLRTLTIKSKLKNQVGVSSHPLTIFSGQELARSKRYELHGENSYLHSSSESWSLKSDEQDECDLVDVLAEAISNVRISEPKRSRLCGPTGPIEQQCSSNMTANNLCRAF
- the LOC123203267 gene encoding bet1-like protein At4g14600, whose amino-acid sequence is MASNSHRGSSIGGSFYGGAAPYRSREGLSTRTIAGSDEIQLRIDPMNADLDDEITGLRSHVRQLRNVAQDIHSEATFQKDFLDQLQMTLIQAQAGVKNNMRRLNKSIVKHGSNHIVHVVLFALLLFTVLYLWSKMFGR